A region of Oncorhynchus kisutch isolate 150728-3 linkage group LG29, Okis_V2, whole genome shotgun sequence DNA encodes the following proteins:
- the LOC109873639 gene encoding cationic amino acid transporter 3-like → MVEKMASFGRILLRRRALDCSDEGTRFARCLSTLDLVALGVGSTLGAGVYVLAGEVAREKAGPAIVLCFLIAALSSMLAGLCYAEFGARVPKTGSAYLYSYVTVGEIWAFITGWNLILSYVIGTASVARAWSSTFDNLVEEKISFFFRSSMAMKVPGGVLAEYPDLFALIIVLLLTGLLAFGVSESALINKIFTGVNLVVLGFIIISGFVKGDPEHWNLTLEDFVNTYPNHTNTSSISQEVVDKMFGSGGFAPFGLSGILSGAATCFYAFVGFDCIATTSEEAKNPMRSIPVGIVASLLICFFAYFGVSAALTLMMPYYMLDTQSPLPEAFNYVGWDPARYIVAVGSLCALSTSLLGSMFPMPRVIYAMAEDGLLFRGLSRMNTRTKTPLMATIVSGCVASLMAFLFDLAALVDLMSIGTLLAYSLVAICVLILRYQPGTLSSSSQTENLVDLVGGEKVARGDSGDEYGLDLEDRPLREKFTPCLLLFPSGAFPTKTSGNIVYATTAIISVLITVLCVVLAGKLDELMEVQPVWVTVCVVLALLCALCVIIIWRQPESTEALTFKVPLLPWLPLFSVFVNIYLMMQLDLATWCRFAVWMAIGFAIYFFYGIWHSSAAASSTRGKYEPALQTKKKHIYLGGDESEVEGMSP, encoded by the exons ATGGTAGAAAAAATGGCCTCCTTCGGCCGGATCCTGCTGCGACGCAGGGCACTGGATTGCTCTGATGAGGGAACACGCTTTGCCCGCTGCCTCTCCACACTGGACCTGGTGGCCCTGGGGGTGGGCTCCACCCTGGGGGCAGGGGTGTACGTCCTGGCTGGTGAAGTGGCCAGGGAGAAGGCTGGCCCTGCCATCGTTCTCTGCTTCCTCATCGCTGCACTGTCCTCAATGCTGGCCGGGCTCTGTTATGCCGAGTTTGGCGCCCGCGTACCCAAGACGGGTTCGGCGTACCTGTACAGTTATGTGACGGTTGGTGAAATCTGGGCCTTCATCACGGGATGGAACCTCATCCTCTCCTATGTCATCG GTACAGCCAGTGTGGCCCGAGCCTGGAGCTCTACATTTGATAATCTAGTGGAGGAGAAGATCTCTTTCTTCTTCAGGTCTTCCATGGCCATGAAGGTCCCGGGGGGTGTGCTGGCTGAATACCCTGACCTGTTTGCACTCATCATCGTGCTCTTATTAACTG GGCTGCTGGCATTTGGAGTGAGTGAGTCTGCCTTGATCAATAAGATTTTCACTGGGGTCAACCTGGTGGTGCTGGGCTTCATCATCATCTCAGGCTTTGTGAAGGGAGACCCAGAGCACTGGAACCTCACCCTGGAGGACTTTGTTAAtacctaccccaaccacaccaaCACCTCCAGCATATCCCAGGA GGTTGTGGATAAGATGTTTGGCTCGGGTGGTTTTGCTCCTTTTGGCCTCAGTGGCATTCTGTCCGGTGCTGCTACCTGTTTCTACGCATTCGTGGGTTTCGACTGCATCGCCACTACCA GCGAAGAGGCTAAGAACCCCATGCGTTCCATCCCCGTGGGCATCGTGGCCTCTCTGCTCATCTGTTTCTTCGCCTACTTCGGGGTGTCTGCAGCCCTCACCCTCATGATGCCTTACTACATGCTGGACACCCAGAGCCCCCTGCCAGAGGCCTTCAACTACGTGGGCTGGGATCCTGCTCGCTACATCGTGGCTGTGGGTTCCCTCTGTGCTCTCTCCACCAG CCTGCTTGGGTCCATGTTCCCCATGCCGAGGGTGATCTACGCCATGGCAGAGGATGGGCTCCTGTTCCGTGGCCTGTCCCGCATGAACACGCGCACCAAGACCCCCCTGATGGCCACTATAGTCTCTGGCTGTGTGGCAT CTCTGATGGCCTTCCTCTTTGACCTGGCTGCCCTGGTTGATCTCATGTCCATAGGGACACTGCTGGCCTACTCACTAGTGGCCATCTGTGTGCTTATCCTTAG gtaCCAGCCCGGCACCCTGAGCTCATCCAGTCAGACAGAAAATCTAGTGGATCTGGTTGGAGGGGAGAAGGTGGCCCGTGGGGACAGTGGAGATGAGTACGGCCTGGATCTGGAGGACCGCCCCCTCAGGGAAAAATTCaccccctgcctcctcctcttccccagtGGTGCCTTCCCTACCAAGACCTCCGGGAACATTGTCTATGCCACCACGGCCATTATCT CGGTGCTCATCACTGTGCTGTGTGTGGTGCTGGCAGGGAAGCTGGATGAGTTGATGGAGGTTCAGCCTGTGTGGGTCACAGTGTGTGTAGTCCTGGCCTTGCTCTGTGCCCTTTGTGTCATTATCATCTGGAGACAACCAGAGAGCACGGAAGCCCTCACCTTCAAG GTGCCCCTGCTGCCTTGGCTGCCTCTGTTCAGTGTCTTTGTCAACATCTACCTCATGATGCAGCTGGACCTGGCTACGTGGTGCCGTTTCGCTGTGTGGATGGCCATTG GATTCGCAATCTACTTCTTTTATGGGATCTGGCACAGCAGTGCGGCAGCCAGCAGCACCCGTGGGAAATATGAGCCTGCCCTCCAGACCAAGAAGAAGCACATCTACCTGGGGGGAGACGAGAGTGAGGTGGAGGGGATGAGCCCCTGA